The following coding sequences are from one Ctenopharyngodon idella isolate HZGC_01 chromosome 17, HZGC01, whole genome shotgun sequence window:
- the LOC127499045 gene encoding gap junction delta-2 protein-like, which yields MGEWTILERLLEAAVQQHSTMIGRILLTVVVIFRILIVAIVGETVYDDEQTMFVCNALQPGCNQACYDKAFPISHIRYWVFQIIMVCTPSLCFITYSVHQSAKQKERRYSTATVFLTLDNKEQDSLKREEAKNQKIKNTIVNGVLQNSENSTKEAEPDCMEEKELTSSGKKPGKSKMRRQEGISRFYIIQVVFRNALEIGFLVGQYFLYGFNVPAVYECDRYPCIKEVECYVSRPTEKTVFLVFMFAVSGFCVVLNLAELNHLGWRKIKAAVRGVRARRKSIYEIRNKDLPRMSMPNFGRTQSSDSAYV from the exons ATGGGGGAATGGACCATACTAGAGAGGCTCCTGGAGGCTGCTGTCCAGCAGCACTCCACTATGATCGGAAG GATCCTACTAACTGTGGTGGTGATCTTCCGGATCCTAATCGTAGCTATAGTGGGAGAGACGGTGTATGACGATGAGCAGACCATGTTCGTCTGTAACGCCTTACAGCCGGGCTGCAACCAGGCGTGTTACGACAAAGCCTTCCCTATATCGCACATCAGATATTGGGTCTTTCAGATCATAATGGTCTGCACGCCGAGTCTCTGCTTCATCACGTACTCGGTCCATCAGTCGGCCAAGCAAAAGGAGCGACGTTATTCCACCGCCACCGTCTTCCTCACGCTGGATAACAAGGAGCAGGATTCCCTGAAACGAGAGGAGGCCAAGAACCAAAAGATCAAGAACACCATCGTGAACGGAGTACTTCAGAACTCGGAGAACTCCACCAAAGAAGCCGAGCCCGACTGCATGGAGGAAAAAGAACTGACCAGCTCGGGCAAGAAACCGGGCAAGTCCAAAATGAGACGGCAGGAGGGCATCTCCAGGTTTTACATCATTCAGGTGGTGTTCAGAAACGCTCTGGAGATCGGCTTCCTGGTGGGCCAGTATTTCTTATACGGATTCAACGTGCCCGCCGTGTACGAGTGCGATCGATACCCGTGCATCAAGGAGGTGGAGTGTTACGTGTCCAGGCCCACGGAGAAAACCGTGTTCCTCGTCTTCATGTTTGCAGTCAGCGGCTTTTGCGTGGTCCTTAATCTGGCTGAGCTCAATCACTTGGGCTGGAGGAAGATCAAAGCGGCCGTGAGGGGCGTGAGGGCCCGCAGGAAGTCCATCTACGAGATCCGGAACAAGGATTTGCCCCGGATGAGTATGCCCAATTTCGGCCGCACTCAGTCCAGTGACTCCGCCTACGTGTAA